In Amycolatopsis coloradensis, one genomic interval encodes:
- the gntA gene encoding guanitoxin biosynthesis heme-dependent pre-guanitoxin N-hydroxylase GntA: MSDPKAELEAFIQTTEFSCLGARAALKKGSIVHGHYPALGDPASARAHYRDMLGYARDIRPTLSDKSFRTFVATFEEPGGILDEEEHERLMWRHLQLMHDIDSRTYGLDEGFTSDPDEPNFGFHVAGHSFFAIGMHPGSSRASRRFSRPAIAFNSMMQFMLLGDKFFSMQDAIRKRETTNNGSVNPSFTTYEYQMPSRHFSGRMTEEDWKCPFTSRHEPSSVKYTSDMVQRPTG; the protein is encoded by the coding sequence ATGAGCGACCCGAAAGCGGAGCTCGAAGCGTTCATCCAGACCACGGAGTTCAGCTGTCTCGGTGCTCGTGCGGCGTTGAAGAAGGGCTCGATCGTCCACGGCCACTACCCGGCGCTGGGCGATCCGGCATCGGCGCGGGCCCACTACCGCGACATGCTCGGCTACGCCCGCGACATCCGGCCCACGTTGTCGGACAAGAGTTTTCGCACGTTCGTGGCCACCTTCGAAGAACCCGGCGGGATCCTCGACGAGGAGGAGCACGAACGCCTGATGTGGCGCCATCTCCAGCTCATGCACGACATCGACAGCCGAACCTATGGCCTCGACGAAGGTTTCACCTCGGACCCCGACGAACCGAACTTCGGTTTCCACGTCGCCGGGCACTCGTTCTTCGCCATCGGCATGCACCCCGGTTCGTCCCGGGCGAGCCGGAGGTTCTCCCGACCGGCGATCGCGTTCAACTCGATGATGCAGTTCATGTTGCTGGGCGACAAGTTCTTCTCAATGCAGGACGCGATCCGCAAACGCGAGACGACCAACAACGGCTCGGTCAACCCGAGCTTCACCACCTACGAGTACCAGATGCCGTCCCGGCACTTCTCCGGACGGATGACCGAAGAGGACTGGAAGTGCCCGTTCACTTCGCGGCACGAGCCTTCGTCGGTCAAGTACACCTCGGACATGGTGCAGCGCCCCACCGGCTGA
- a CDS encoding pyridoxal phosphate-dependent decarboxylase family protein, producing MNQRMHRHDDRLFDLISGHVHEQLHSDDIALDCPDSGEDLGEVLDGLLCASGNDPEHVLKLYQRELSRTIINQASPRFLSFIPGAPTKAAQLFDMVVSSDALLGTFWLESAGVIAAENQVLRLIADLAGLPATAGGCFVSGGSAGNLSALVVARDIARRRLGLPVGSRLRVAVSDQAHSSVGSTLNVIGVEALVVPSVDHRFTGAALRAALEDDRDPSPVIAVVATAGTTNAGIIDDLAGIADAAEAHDLWFHVDAAYGGAGLFAHSVRQKFDGIERADSFIVDSHKWLFGPFGSGALIYRDPQVARSVHSQVAPYLDGVQTHAGQSKWNPSDYAHQLTRTPGGMPLWFSLAVHGTDAYRSAIESGISIARETADLIRAEYPHLEVIRDPELSCLLFRRHGWSAGEYYRWSKELLADEIGFILPTTWENEVVGRFAFVHPGTTIEMVRQVLDSTTEPAS from the coding sequence ATGAATCAGCGCATGCATCGACACGATGACAGGCTTTTCGACCTGATTTCGGGGCATGTGCACGAACAGTTGCACAGCGACGACATCGCTTTGGACTGCCCGGACTCGGGTGAGGATCTCGGCGAGGTATTGGACGGTCTGCTCTGCGCGTCCGGGAACGATCCGGAACACGTGCTCAAGCTGTACCAGCGAGAGTTGTCTCGAACGATCATAAACCAGGCAAGCCCTCGATTTTTGTCCTTTATTCCGGGAGCGCCGACCAAAGCGGCCCAACTGTTCGACATGGTGGTGTCCAGCGACGCGCTCCTGGGCACGTTCTGGCTGGAATCAGCCGGGGTGATCGCGGCGGAGAACCAAGTTCTCCGGCTGATCGCCGATCTGGCCGGTCTTCCCGCGACAGCCGGTGGCTGCTTCGTCTCCGGCGGCTCGGCAGGAAATCTCTCGGCCCTCGTGGTGGCGCGTGACATAGCCCGTCGGCGACTGGGGCTTCCAGTGGGTTCCCGGCTCAGGGTCGCGGTCAGTGACCAGGCGCACTCTTCGGTGGGGAGTACGCTCAACGTCATCGGGGTGGAGGCATTGGTCGTACCGTCTGTCGACCATCGTTTCACCGGAGCGGCATTGCGCGCGGCGCTGGAGGACGACCGTGACCCGAGCCCCGTGATCGCCGTCGTGGCCACGGCTGGAACCACCAACGCCGGAATCATCGACGACCTGGCGGGGATAGCGGATGCCGCCGAGGCGCACGATCTGTGGTTCCACGTGGACGCCGCCTACGGTGGGGCCGGGCTCTTCGCCCACTCGGTCCGGCAAAAATTCGATGGCATCGAAAGGGCCGACTCCTTCATCGTCGACTCGCACAAATGGCTGTTCGGCCCCTTCGGTTCCGGCGCCCTGATCTACCGGGATCCCCAGGTGGCCAGATCTGTGCACAGCCAGGTCGCGCCGTATCTCGATGGCGTGCAGACCCACGCCGGACAATCGAAATGGAATCCTTCGGACTACGCTCACCAGCTCACCCGCACTCCCGGTGGCATGCCTCTCTGGTTCTCCCTCGCGGTCCACGGAACCGATGCCTACCGCAGCGCTATCGAGAGCGGAATCTCGATCGCCAGGGAGACGGCCGATCTGATCCGCGCCGAGTATCCGCATCTCGAAGTGATTCGCGATCCTGAACTGTCCTGCCTGCTTTTTCGGCGGCACGGCTGGTCCGCGGGCGAATACTACCGCTGGTCGAAGGAGTTGCTCGCCGACGAGATCGGCTTCATCCTCCCGACCACCTGGGAGAACGAGGTCGTCGGCCGATTCGCCTTCGTGCACCCGGGAACCACCATCGAAATGGTTCGCCAGGTCCTGGACAGCACCACTGAGCCTGCAAGCTGA
- a CDS encoding 3-oxoacyl-[acyl-carrier-protein] synthase III C-terminal domain-containing protein, producing MKVERAIRIAAATTWLPDARYPATSAVAAGAITAEQAAGAACSEVPVGAAVPAWWMGLQAARQCLGEHGVDPVEIDFVAYAGMTPGEEEPWSPAHRLARVLGASRAVAIGLAQMSNGGAAGIGWATTLMQADDSVRYALCTTAGNFSALPYDRWQTAPATVFGDGATAVLLGRDEGPLVIRSIGSAGRPLLEETFPAFHPFRPLPEPVSGPQEDALGFASNLKGSREVIQEAVRIALADAGLGDEDTARDRIALVSSNRLGAQVTDQTVRRALPRALRDRYRAFGAETGHLGAGDLPANLADILADDLLGAGECALLIGTGAGATAGAVIVERE from the coding sequence ATGAAAGTCGAGCGCGCCATCCGGATCGCGGCCGCGACGACGTGGTTGCCCGACGCGCGTTACCCGGCAACGAGTGCCGTCGCGGCGGGAGCGATCACCGCCGAACAGGCTGCCGGGGCGGCGTGCTCCGAAGTGCCGGTCGGCGCCGCGGTGCCCGCCTGGTGGATGGGGTTGCAGGCAGCTCGGCAGTGCCTCGGCGAACACGGGGTGGATCCCGTGGAGATCGACTTCGTCGCCTACGCGGGCATGACCCCGGGAGAGGAAGAACCCTGGTCGCCCGCGCACCGGCTCGCCAGGGTGCTCGGCGCATCCCGGGCAGTCGCGATCGGGCTGGCTCAGATGTCGAACGGTGGAGCCGCGGGAATCGGCTGGGCCACCACCTTGATGCAGGCGGATGACAGCGTCCGATACGCGTTGTGCACCACCGCGGGCAACTTCAGCGCGCTCCCGTACGACCGGTGGCAAACGGCTCCTGCCACCGTCTTCGGGGACGGCGCGACCGCCGTTCTCCTGGGACGCGACGAAGGCCCGCTGGTCATCCGTTCCATCGGCTCGGCGGGCCGGCCGCTGCTCGAGGAGACCTTCCCGGCCTTCCACCCGTTTCGCCCCCTGCCCGAGCCGGTCTCCGGCCCCCAGGAGGACGCGCTCGGGTTCGCGTCGAACCTGAAGGGGTCCCGCGAGGTGATCCAGGAGGCCGTCCGCATCGCACTGGCCGACGCCGGTCTGGGGGACGAGGACACGGCCCGCGACCGCATCGCACTCGTCTCGTCGAACCGGCTGGGTGCGCAGGTGACAGACCAGACCGTCCGGCGTGCCCTGCCGCGGGCGCTGCGTGATCGCTACCGCGCGTTCGGGGCGGAGACCGGGCACCTCGGGGCTGGGGACCTGCCGGCGAACCTGGCTGACATCCTGGCGGATGACCTACTGGGAGCAGGTGAGTGTGCGCTCTTGATCGGCACGGGCGCCGGGGCGACCGCCGGCGCGGTCATCGTCGAACGCGAGTAG
- a CDS encoding cytochrome P450, protein MSRVFAPSTNQADNDLMLDALSEGDAVKQVVLSSGLRVWVVTRYAEAKAVLLDSRLKKDPATLSDPALLFDGGRHPEDSYAVLGRHVLNTDGADHRRLRELLTKCLAPKAVEQRRQRIAEIVGTSLDTLDASAAPDLVTMFAGPVMTSVMSEVIGIEKALLDRLLTAVRTVIAGADPRSAEAREAADAQQQLILEAIDDHERFPGTDTLLKLAFRDYHPNGRLSLAEVMSMVALTVFAGTTTSTTLLAHTAALASTREDLLEAIMAGPASCSAVLSEVLRRYPPTPCATWRFAAEDVEVGGVTIPRDATVLVVVAAANRDPQAYPDADRLVVPRPGNTGHIGFGHGPHFCAGAPLALATANTALPALFARFPQLSLAVPLEKLRWTANLGDRSLFSVPIRLRPDERPA, encoded by the coding sequence GTGTCCCGCGTCTTCGCACCGAGTACGAACCAGGCCGACAACGACCTGATGCTGGATGCGCTGTCTGAAGGAGATGCGGTTAAGCAGGTCGTGCTGTCGTCCGGACTCCGGGTCTGGGTCGTGACTCGCTACGCCGAGGCGAAAGCGGTCCTGCTGGACAGTCGGCTGAAAAAGGATCCGGCGACGCTGTCCGATCCCGCACTCCTGTTCGACGGGGGCCGGCACCCCGAGGACAGCTACGCGGTGCTGGGCCGGCACGTGCTGAACACCGACGGAGCCGACCATCGCCGTCTGCGGGAACTGCTCACCAAGTGCCTGGCCCCGAAAGCTGTCGAGCAACGCCGCCAGCGGATCGCCGAGATCGTCGGGACCAGCCTCGACACCCTGGACGCCTCGGCAGCGCCCGACCTGGTGACCATGTTCGCCGGGCCGGTCATGACGTCGGTGATGAGCGAGGTCATCGGAATCGAGAAGGCCCTCCTCGATCGGTTGCTCACCGCCGTCCGAACGGTCATCGCGGGCGCGGATCCGCGGAGCGCGGAGGCCCGGGAAGCTGCGGACGCACAGCAACAACTCATCCTGGAAGCGATCGACGACCACGAGCGGTTCCCCGGCACCGACACGCTGCTGAAGCTGGCTTTCCGCGACTACCACCCCAACGGCAGGCTCAGCCTGGCCGAGGTGATGTCGATGGTCGCCTTGACCGTGTTCGCCGGAACCACGACCTCCACGACACTGCTGGCTCACACCGCTGCTCTGGCGTCCACCAGGGAAGACCTGCTCGAAGCGATCATGGCCGGTCCGGCGTCGTGCTCGGCAGTGCTCTCCGAGGTCTTGCGCCGGTACCCGCCGACGCCCTGCGCGACCTGGCGGTTCGCCGCCGAAGACGTGGAGGTGGGTGGAGTCACGATCCCGCGCGACGCCACCGTTCTCGTGGTGGTCGCCGCCGCCAACCGGGATCCTCAGGCGTACCCGGACGCGGACCGGCTCGTCGTTCCTCGCCCCGGCAACACCGGTCACATCGGCTTCGGGCACGGCCCGCACTTCTGCGCGGGTGCCCCGTTGGCGCTGGCCACGGCGAACACAGCGCTCCCGGCGTTGTTCGCGCGGTTCCCGCAGCTGTCCCTCGCCGTCCCGCTCGAGAAGCTGCGCTGGACGGCGAACCTGGGTGACCGCAGCCTGTTCTCCGTGCCGATCCGCCTTCGACCCGATGAGCGGCCGGCATGA
- a CDS encoding AMP-binding protein, with product MGLEVDAARRSGSRAGRPGLRWLAETRELRTMADLLPVLAQRTAGELVFPELNTSLAHREIPARAYGVAAELRRAGLDDRPGHRVGILAATSPEFVCALFGVFAANVAAVPIPVPSFAGGLESALERLDALVRSADLRCILVGPPFDEFGAAIQERYPDVAVVRIAGCEPLPEVPQAVMPKPQDLAVVQYSSGSTSSPKGAMIEHGALVASVLGTAERGGVEDGDAAMVWVPLFHDFGLVTLLTHLVTASDLHMFSPVTFVRRTAETIRYFADHRIAFFTGPNFAYDRILDAAAAGRLDGIDLTSWKAAINAGEPVASATLRRFDELLGPLGARPTVMTPGYGAAEFCVGISLQPAGHLAKIVHVDRASLLDGGRVVIHDGPAPGAVPVVSQGPAFPGVEFRISDGAGRVLDEGHFGEIEARGTNMLRGYLDDRVSTDAAIRDGWFRTQDTGFVLGGELYVSGRRSDMIVVAGRNFHAHDVEMAIRDVDGVYQRHVVVVADVARERMVVVVETQADDPAALITGIRARIADEVGLADVDVRTVARGWLPRTSSGKWRRGEVRERLFAGREV from the coding sequence ATGGGGCTGGAAGTCGATGCGGCCCGCCGTTCCGGTTCACGGGCCGGAAGGCCGGGACTCCGCTGGCTCGCGGAAACCCGAGAGCTCCGCACCATGGCGGACCTGCTGCCGGTCCTCGCGCAGCGAACGGCCGGGGAGCTGGTTTTTCCGGAGCTGAACACCTCGCTGGCCCACCGGGAGATCCCGGCACGGGCGTACGGGGTCGCCGCGGAACTGCGCCGCGCGGGTCTGGATGACCGGCCCGGCCACCGTGTGGGAATTCTCGCCGCGACATCGCCGGAGTTCGTCTGCGCACTCTTCGGGGTGTTCGCCGCGAACGTCGCGGCGGTGCCGATTCCCGTGCCGTCGTTCGCAGGGGGACTGGAGTCCGCTCTGGAGCGACTGGACGCACTGGTCCGCAGCGCGGACCTCCGGTGCATCCTGGTAGGACCGCCGTTCGACGAGTTCGGTGCCGCCATCCAGGAGCGGTACCCGGACGTCGCGGTGGTTCGCATCGCCGGCTGCGAACCGCTGCCCGAAGTCCCGCAGGCCGTGATGCCGAAGCCGCAAGACCTGGCCGTGGTGCAGTACAGCTCCGGGAGCACCTCCTCGCCGAAGGGGGCGATGATCGAACACGGTGCCCTGGTGGCCAGCGTGCTGGGCACAGCCGAGCGGGGCGGTGTGGAGGACGGGGACGCCGCGATGGTGTGGGTGCCGCTGTTCCACGACTTCGGGCTCGTCACGCTGCTGACCCACCTGGTGACCGCCAGCGACCTGCACATGTTCAGCCCCGTGACATTCGTCCGGCGTACCGCGGAGACCATCCGGTACTTCGCCGACCACCGCATCGCGTTCTTCACCGGCCCGAACTTCGCCTACGACCGCATCCTCGACGCGGCCGCGGCCGGGCGGCTCGACGGCATCGACCTCACCAGCTGGAAGGCCGCGATCAACGCCGGTGAACCCGTCGCCTCCGCGACGCTGCGCCGGTTCGACGAGCTGCTCGGCCCGCTCGGCGCCCGGCCGACCGTCATGACGCCAGGCTACGGTGCGGCGGAGTTCTGCGTGGGAATCTCGCTGCAGCCCGCCGGCCACCTCGCGAAGATCGTCCACGTCGACCGGGCGTCACTGCTGGACGGCGGCAGGGTGGTGATCCACGACGGCCCGGCGCCCGGTGCGGTGCCCGTCGTGTCGCAGGGGCCTGCCTTCCCCGGCGTCGAGTTCCGGATCAGTGACGGCGCAGGCCGGGTGTTGGACGAAGGGCACTTCGGCGAGATCGAAGCTCGGGGGACGAACATGCTGCGCGGCTACCTCGACGACCGCGTCTCCACCGACGCCGCGATCCGGGACGGCTGGTTCCGCACGCAGGACACTGGATTCGTGCTCGGCGGTGAGCTCTACGTCTCCGGGCGGCGAAGTGACATGATCGTGGTGGCCGGCCGGAACTTCCACGCCCACGACGTGGAGATGGCGATCCGCGACGTCGACGGTGTTTACCAACGTCACGTCGTCGTCGTGGCGGACGTGGCCCGTGAGCGCATGGTCGTCGTGGTGGAGACGCAGGCCGACGACCCGGCGGCCCTGATCACCGGCATCCGTGCCCGGATCGCCGACGAGGTCGGACTGGCCGACGTCGACGTCCGGACCGTCGCGCGGGGTTGGCTGCCGCGGACCAGCAGTGGGAAATGGCGTCGTGGTGAAGTGCGCGAGCGGCTCTTCGCCGGCCGTGAGGTGTGA
- a CDS encoding acyl carrier protein, which translates to MTSSDDLARVIVSHLSAALGVPAAEIALDAQLTHLENASSLRLLTAVSAVEEELSLELDPDDLVRVRTVADLANLVEGRIRSSEAH; encoded by the coding sequence ATGACGTCATCCGACGATCTTGCACGAGTGATAGTCAGTCACCTGTCGGCCGCGCTCGGCGTGCCCGCCGCCGAGATCGCCCTCGACGCACAGCTCACCCACCTCGAGAACGCCAGCTCGCTGCGACTGCTCACCGCGGTCTCCGCTGTCGAGGAGGAACTCTCCCTCGAACTGGATCCCGACGACTTGGTCCGGGTACGGACCGTCGCCGATCTGGCGAACCTGGTCGAAGGCCGGATTCGCTCTTCCGAGGCGCACTGA
- a CDS encoding wax ester/triacylglycerol synthase domain-containing protein, which translates to MRDSIAAGPRTDLLTHTFLAMERFGPDPTDVYFGVLLRCTGRVPTLDDLRAHIGERLDRLPALTSRLTGESDWEHDPHFDIAHHVHLAPGVPVEPVPVRRLMGTAPGHDHPLWRAWLLQPGNGDSWGLAFVVHHAVFDGTALLHALRVLFDDQEPAPVAARLPRAPAAVRALPNILGTLRPAPDLPVMGALTGERRLDHASVALADLRAIAEATGTTVGQVHLAALSGAVREWSAAGTLVRDIPVCVPVDTRTSGERDRLGVHIGLHRAVLPTGTADPAERLRIVARRLSRRRMAGARSAARALIDDVPSRWSGAAMRRLGDRRAVALTASIFRPSSPASVLGSAVQNVFALPWLPPGHGCFTILAVHDHLASLSVLTDTGVGATRDLSALWAGEVAAIRTAVGIRRALTDTTT; encoded by the coding sequence ATGAGAGATTCGATCGCCGCCGGTCCCAGGACCGACCTGCTCACGCACACCTTCCTGGCCATGGAACGATTCGGTCCCGACCCTACCGACGTCTACTTCGGCGTGCTGCTCCGCTGCACGGGTCGCGTTCCCACCCTGGACGACCTCCGTGCCCATATCGGTGAGCGGCTTGACCGGCTGCCCGCACTCACCAGCCGGCTGACCGGCGAGTCGGACTGGGAGCACGATCCGCACTTCGACATCGCCCACCACGTCCATCTGGCGCCCGGCGTTCCGGTCGAACCCGTTCCCGTGCGGCGGCTGATGGGAACCGCACCCGGCCACGACCATCCGCTGTGGCGCGCGTGGTTGCTGCAGCCCGGGAACGGCGACTCCTGGGGGCTGGCCTTCGTCGTGCATCACGCCGTGTTCGACGGCACCGCGTTGCTGCACGCGCTGCGAGTGCTCTTCGACGACCAGGAACCCGCGCCGGTGGCCGCCAGGCTTCCCCGCGCGCCGGCAGCCGTCCGCGCCCTGCCGAACATCCTCGGCACGCTTCGCCCCGCACCCGACCTGCCTGTGATGGGCGCCCTGACCGGCGAGCGCCGCCTCGACCACGCGAGCGTCGCACTCGCCGACCTCCGTGCGATCGCCGAGGCCACGGGCACCACTGTCGGCCAGGTGCACTTGGCCGCGCTTTCCGGAGCCGTTCGCGAGTGGTCGGCCGCCGGAACGCTCGTCCGTGACATTCCCGTGTGCGTGCCCGTCGACACCAGGACAAGTGGGGAGCGCGACCGTCTCGGTGTCCACATCGGTCTGCATCGCGCGGTGCTGCCGACCGGGACCGCCGACCCGGCCGAGCGGCTGCGAATCGTCGCCCGGCGACTGTCGCGACGCCGTATGGCCGGCGCGCGGAGCGCCGCCCGAGCGCTCATCGACGACGTGCCGTCCCGATGGAGCGGGGCCGCGATGCGTCGGCTCGGCGATCGCCGAGCCGTCGCACTCACCGCCTCGATCTTCCGGCCGTCGTCGCCGGCCTCTGTGCTCGGAAGCGCTGTCCAGAACGTGTTCGCCCTGCCCTGGCTGCCGCCGGGCCACGGCTGCTTCACGATCCTTGCCGTGCATGATCACCTGGCGTCACTGTCCGTGCTGACCGATACGGGAGTAGGCGCGACCCGCGACCTGTCGGCTCTCTGGGCTGGCGAGGTGGCTGCTATCCGCACGGCCGTCGGCATCAGACGCGCACTGACGGACACGACCACATGA
- a CDS encoding pyridoxal phosphate-dependent decarboxylase family protein — MDLSKWITRAVEENAKWQDSFAPFSPHSSMEVEDDAFSAAFQDFTKRLGKNYPFFHPSYAGHMVRPPHFAATVGYLATMLINPNNHAFDGGPATVEMEKEVVAQLSAMFGFDASLGHLTTSGTIANLEALYVARELRPGRGVAFSEEAHFTHSRMCRVLGLESHTVPADRRGRMDVEALEKLLRTQQIGTVVLTAGTTGLGAVDPIHEVLTLRERYDIRIHVDAAYGGFFTLLKGLDNAAALPPEPWLAISQCDSVVVDPHKHGLQPYGCGAVLFNDPDVDRFYAHDSPYTYCASTEFNPGETSLECSRSGAAAAALWLTFQVLPPTSSGLGQVLAAGRRAALDWSDRIASSEFLELYQEPELDIVTYFPVVRPASMKLIDQTSARMLENGTKDTDPVFLSTLKVSSEALIGRHSGIVADASEARIIRSVLMKPEFEHFIPQLHDRVEKLAFSQTGFS, encoded by the coding sequence GTGGATCTGTCGAAGTGGATAACCCGAGCAGTCGAAGAAAACGCGAAGTGGCAAGACTCTTTTGCTCCGTTTTCACCGCATTCATCGATGGAAGTCGAAGATGACGCATTCAGTGCAGCCTTTCAGGACTTCACAAAGAGACTCGGGAAAAATTACCCCTTCTTTCATCCATCTTATGCCGGACACATGGTTCGACCACCACACTTCGCCGCGACGGTCGGCTATTTGGCGACGATGTTGATCAACCCGAACAACCATGCGTTCGACGGCGGCCCGGCGACCGTCGAGATGGAGAAGGAGGTCGTCGCTCAACTATCCGCCATGTTCGGCTTCGACGCCTCGCTCGGCCACCTGACCACCAGTGGCACGATCGCGAACCTCGAAGCTCTTTATGTCGCGCGAGAGCTCCGACCGGGCCGCGGCGTCGCCTTCAGCGAAGAAGCCCACTTCACACATAGCCGGATGTGTCGCGTCCTGGGCCTGGAAAGTCACACAGTGCCGGCAGATCGACGCGGCCGAATGGACGTCGAGGCCCTTGAGAAGCTGTTGCGGACGCAACAGATCGGCACAGTCGTCTTGACGGCCGGTACAACCGGGCTGGGCGCGGTCGACCCGATCCACGAAGTCCTCACGTTGCGGGAACGCTATGACATCCGCATCCATGTCGATGCCGCCTACGGTGGCTTCTTCACGCTGCTCAAGGGTTTGGACAACGCTGCGGCACTGCCACCGGAACCGTGGCTGGCGATTTCCCAGTGTGATTCCGTGGTCGTCGATCCTCACAAACACGGTCTACAACCCTACGGTTGCGGCGCGGTGCTCTTCAACGACCCGGACGTCGACCGTTTCTATGCCCACGACTCTCCTTACACCTATTGCGCCTCCACGGAGTTCAACCCCGGCGAAACGAGCTTGGAGTGCTCGCGTTCCGGTGCGGCGGCGGCAGCCCTTTGGCTCACCTTCCAGGTCTTGCCACCGACCTCCTCGGGCCTGGGCCAGGTACTCGCCGCAGGCAGGCGAGCGGCTCTGGATTGGTCCGACAGGATAGCCTCGTCGGAGTTCCTGGAGCTGTACCAGGAACCCGAACTGGATATCGTCACCTACTTCCCGGTTGTCCGGCCCGCGAGCATGAAGCTCATAGATCAGACTTCAGCGAGAATGCTGGAGAACGGCACGAAAGATACAGATCCCGTGTTCTTGAGCACTTTGAAGGTGTCCTCGGAGGCGCTCATCGGCCGACATTCCGGCATTGTCGCAGACGCCTCCGAGGCGCGCATCATCCGCAGCGTATTGATGAAGCCGGAGTTCGAACACTTCATCCCGCAGCTTCACGACAGGGTGGAAAAACTGGCTTTCTCTCAGACCGGGTTTTCTTAG
- a CDS encoding acyl-CoA dehydrogenase family protein, with product MANDVLENLEGLRLQLCTQAAEAEELGSLPGNTADILRKTGLVRMLQPRLHGGLETDPWDFFDAVILAAESCSATGWVAGVLGSHPWQMALMPESVQHDVWAADPDTWIASPFSPFGKARRVEGGYLLSGRWAFSSGTDHCEWAWLGATVVDAEGNRVGADGTLHMLLPRSDYTIIDGSWNAVGLRGSGSKDVTVTGAFVPIERVIAEQKVVSGVAAREAGRSENLFRMPWSAIFPNAITASIIGMCRGALAASFDYQRDRVDEAGRLVREDKFLLAQLSECCSEVESARAQMMANVHRMWDIVDSGKEVPFEIRAAARCDQVRGSRRAVEALDRLYSHSGGNALRSDRPMQRFWRDAHAGLNHAINVYSGPYQAYALTRMGAVVPPNLRHDI from the coding sequence ATGGCGAACGATGTTCTTGAGAACCTCGAAGGTTTGCGCCTGCAGCTTTGCACTCAAGCAGCTGAAGCAGAAGAGCTGGGTTCCCTTCCCGGTAACACTGCGGACATCTTGAGGAAAACCGGCTTGGTGAGAATGCTGCAACCCCGCCTGCACGGCGGCCTCGAAACCGATCCATGGGACTTCTTCGATGCGGTCATACTGGCCGCCGAGTCCTGTAGCGCCACAGGCTGGGTCGCGGGCGTCCTGGGTTCACACCCTTGGCAGATGGCATTGATGCCGGAGTCTGTTCAGCACGACGTGTGGGCAGCGGATCCGGACACTTGGATAGCTTCCCCCTTCTCCCCGTTCGGTAAGGCCCGAAGGGTCGAGGGAGGCTACCTGCTGAGCGGCAGGTGGGCATTCTCGTCGGGCACGGACCACTGCGAATGGGCATGGCTGGGTGCGACCGTGGTCGATGCCGAGGGTAATCGCGTCGGCGCCGATGGCACTCTGCACATGCTGTTGCCGCGTAGCGATTACACGATCATCGACGGGTCGTGGAATGCAGTCGGACTGCGTGGCAGCGGCAGCAAGGATGTCACGGTCACCGGCGCGTTCGTACCCATCGAGCGCGTGATAGCGGAGCAGAAGGTCGTCAGCGGCGTCGCGGCCCGAGAAGCAGGGCGAAGCGAGAACCTTTTCCGCATGCCTTGGTCCGCCATCTTCCCCAACGCGATCACCGCGTCCATCATCGGCATGTGCCGTGGCGCACTGGCGGCATCCTTCGACTATCAGCGCGATCGGGTCGACGAGGCGGGCCGGCTGGTCCGTGAAGACAAATTCCTACTGGCGCAACTGAGCGAATGCTGCTCCGAGGTCGAATCCGCGCGAGCTCAGATGATGGCCAACGTGCACCGAATGTGGGATATCGTCGATTCCGGAAAAGAAGTCCCGTTCGAGATCCGTGCGGCAGCGCGCTGCGATCAGGTTCGCGGCAGCCGACGCGCTGTCGAGGCACTCGACCGCCTCTACAGCCATTCCGGCGGGAACGCCTTGCGTTCAGATCGGCCGATGCAGCGTTTCTGGCGTGACGCTCATGCCGGGTTGAACCATGCGATCAACGTCTACTCCGGGCCGTATCAAGCTTATGCACTGACAAGAATGGGCGCAGTGGTTCCGCCGAATCTTCGGCATGATATCTGA